In Triticum aestivum cultivar Chinese Spring chromosome 5B, IWGSC CS RefSeq v2.1, whole genome shotgun sequence, the following proteins share a genomic window:
- the LOC123112889 gene encoding acyl carrier protein 2, chloroplastic — protein sequence MASSAASAVSFARPVKAINANSVSFSAPRKDNVSFRLQPVSQRFSVRCAAKKETVEKVCDIVKSQLALADDTVVSGSSTFADLGADSLDTVEIVMGLEEAFGISVEESSAQTIATVEDAANLIDSLVAN from the exons ATGGCCTCCTCCGCCGCGTCCGCCGTCTCCTTCGCCAGGCCCGTCAAG GCAATCAATGCCAACTCGGTCTCATTCTCTGCTCCAAGGAAAGACAATGTATCCTTCCGTCTTCAGCCTGTTTCCCAGAGATTTTCTGTTCGCTGTGCT GCCAAAAAGGAGACAGTAGAAAAGGTTTGTGATATTGTGAAGAGCCAGCTTGCGCTTGCTGATGACACTGTAGTTTCTGGCTCCTCTACGTTTGCTGATCTTGGTGCCGATTCCTTGGACACG GTTGAGATTGTCATGGGCCTCGAGGAGGCTTTTGGAATCAGCGTGGAGGAGTCGAGCGCGCAGACCATCGCAACGGTGGAAGATGCCGCCAACCTCATTGACAGCCTTGTTGCAAACTAA